The bacterium sequence TCGTCGCCAGCGCCAGCAAGGCTCTCGGATCGCCCAGAAAATCATCCAGGTATTTTTCCCGCTGCCGGGGCGTGGTTTCATCGGTGAGAAGGCGGGTGAATTTATAGACCTGATCCAGCGAGACGGCGACGCCCAGATCCCCGTAGGCGAGCTCTTCGGCCACCATCGCCTGGACCAGATGGCGCGCCCCGAAACCGCCGAATTCTTGAGGGACGGTAAGCGTCCTCAATCCGGCGGCGCTGATTTTGTCCAAAATTTCCCAAGGATAGGCTTCATCCGGAGGGAAATTCCGGTCGCGCTCCGCCGCGGCAGGAAGGATGTCGTTTCGGGCAATTTCCCGGGCGCGCTTCACCATCTCGGCTTCTCGGGGTGTCAGATCAGGTTGCACGAACTCCCTCCGCTATCTTGTCGAAAGTGTGTTACTTATTATACCCGAGACGCCGGTCGCCTGTCGTCTTCTTGCCGCATCGGAATGCCGAATCGCCGCAGGGCCAACGCGATGAGATTTGGGCGACGAACTATCCATTCCCTGGAACCCTTCCCGTGACGGATATCGGACTTGCCACCGTTTACTCCATCGCCACCGCCATATCAACGGGCACCTTTGCGGTTATCGTGGGCCGCGGCGGAAACTACGGCAATGCGGTCACCGGGGTGCTCATCGGGCTGATCGTCACCACCCCCCCGCTGGCGCTCCTGACCTGGGCCCTTTGGGAGCCCGCGTGGTGGAATCCGGCCGCCTATCTCTACCTCACGATCGGCTGGCTCCTCGGGCCTGCGGTGGGCCGCGTCCTTTACTTCTCGGGAATTCACTACCTGGGCGTGGCCCGCTCGATGCCCCTGGCCTCGACGATGCCTTTGTTTGCGAGCATTTTCGGCATCGGGCTACTGGGGGAGCGGCCGGGATGGAGCATCCTGGCCGGAACGATGATGATCGTCCTCGGCTGCATCTGCATCACGCGCAAGAAGGCCGACGACACCAGCTGGAACCGAAAGCACATCTGGCTTCCCATCGTCGGGGTGATCGCCTTTTCCTTCTCCCATGTTTT is a genomic window containing:
- a CDS encoding DMT family transporter, which translates into the protein MTDIGLATVYSIATAISTGTFAVIVGRGGNYGNAVTGVLIGLIVTTPPLALLTWALWEPAWWNPAAYLYLTIGWLLGPAVGRVLYFSGIHYLGVARSMPLASTMPLFASIFGIGLLGERPGWSILAGTMMIVLGCICITRKKADDTSWNRKHIWLPIVGVIAFSFSHVFRKLGVEMVDSPLVAITVMNTAGIVFLFPLSRLLPADQRPQLKRRKAWTFYSAAGILNGISVILHFYGLRYGDLTIVTPLSATAPLFSLGVSWLFLRGVERVTVWIFGGTILIVLGGAIITWNAF